Proteins from a single region of Butyrivibrio fibrisolvens:
- a CDS encoding LacI family DNA-binding transcriptional regulator, with product MDKKPTAKDVAKAAGVSVATVSYVLNNKEGQKISEETRKKVLQMANLLHYVPSHEAKSLATGKNNMIGIIYHVREDSPSRNLEIMHLVNLLVERFSRMNYSTIIIPFNSDDADSAPNRMLDGIIAIDIPEKDFKRMADKYFVPIICMDMIVNDFLFYQVYTDMHTLGTKACQTLGPDYYLLTDAYDNKKYQDYICSIVPHGHALIFSECNEELLKKLKGKKVLVNGAYLALILSQYVNQEDIAVISYQTEHKELGLKAKLIHNDIDRKANMTMNIMLNAFEQKFDITHDFKIC from the coding sequence ATGGACAAGAAGCCTACAGCTAAAGATGTAGCTAAAGCAGCAGGGGTATCTGTTGCTACGGTTTCATATGTTTTGAATAATAAAGAAGGCCAGAAGATCAGTGAAGAGACAAGGAAGAAAGTCCTTCAGATGGCCAATCTCCTTCACTATGTTCCAAGCCATGAAGCCAAGAGTCTTGCTACCGGCAAGAACAATATGATTGGAATAATATACCATGTCAGAGAAGATTCACCATCTAGAAATCTTGAGATCATGCACCTTGTAAACCTGCTTGTAGAGAGATTCAGCAGGATGAATTACAGCACTATCATTATCCCCTTTAACAGCGACGACGCAGACAGTGCTCCCAACCGCATGCTGGATGGAATCATTGCAATAGATATCCCTGAGAAAGACTTTAAGCGCATGGCAGATAAGTACTTCGTTCCTATCATCTGTATGGATATGATAGTCAACGATTTCCTCTTCTATCAGGTATATACAGATATGCACACATTAGGAACTAAAGCTTGCCAGACACTCGGACCTGACTATTATCTATTGACCGATGCCTATGATAACAAGAAATACCAGGACTACATCTGTTCAATAGTCCCACATGGACACGCACTTATTTTCTCTGAGTGCAATGAGGAACTTCTTAAAAAGCTCAAAGGCAAAAAAGTCCTTGTAAACGGTGCATACCTAGCACTTATATTAAGCCAGTACGTAAACCAGGAAGATATTGCTGTTATTTCTTACCAAACAGAACACAAAGAGCTTGGCCTAAAGGCAAAGCTAATACACAACGATATCGATCGTAAGGCTAATATGACTATGAACATCATGCTCAATGCCTTCGAACAGAAATTCGATATTACACATGATTTTAAAATCTGCTAA
- a CDS encoding glycoside hydrolase family 13 protein produces the protein MNKYAVQHIMDSSYCFPTSEHDITIRLRTAKDDILEATIFYESKYFIQQHQNSAKMHKIFSGKEFDYYSVDLHLEDTRLAYVFYLYDGKEYKYFSEDGLTDTYDYSVSFYNFFQFPYINKADILPMVDWMKTARFYQIFVDRFCIGDTSKDMGYVNLKWGDKPTPKSFAGGDIKGITQKLDYIKSLGANAIYLTPIFKSISNHKYDISDYLEIDEDFGSKKDLKELVDKAHEKGMRIVLDAVFNHCSDEIAQFQDVLNKGKESRYYDWFIIDGDKPDQDNVNYETFASCNYMPKLDTSNPKVRDFLTGIAVHYIKEYHIDGWRLDVSDEVSHDFWRDFRRAVKKADENAVIIGENWHDASVYLKGDQYDSIMNYAFTKAALDFFSTGSLDAKGMAERLNDLLARNSDTVNHMMLNLLDSHDTHRFYSEVSEDDRKFKAALCLLYLFPGVPCIFYGTEIKIPGGYDPDCRKCMDWDKADKIKDTDIYRLLTALAEIRQKYDFSNAYPVITTDESGDVLELRYIISDTGINLYINNTDKDVVLIDKDNCVEHKISAYETLIIVGGKALLSTLK, from the coding sequence ATGAATAAGTATGCGGTGCAACATATCATGGACTCGTCCTACTGCTTTCCGACATCTGAGCATGATATCACTATAAGACTTAGGACGGCCAAAGATGATATCTTAGAAGCCACCATCTTCTATGAGAGCAAATATTTTATTCAACAGCACCAGAATAGTGCAAAGATGCATAAGATCTTTTCGGGTAAAGAGTTTGATTATTACTCGGTAGATCTTCATCTTGAGGATACAAGGCTTGCATATGTTTTCTATTTGTATGATGGAAAAGAGTATAAGTATTTTTCAGAAGATGGTCTTACTGATACCTATGATTACAGTGTAAGCTTTTACAACTTTTTCCAGTTCCCTTATATAAATAAGGCTGACATCCTGCCTATGGTTGACTGGATGAAGACGGCGAGGTTCTATCAGATATTTGTTGACAGGTTCTGCATAGGTGATACGTCCAAGGATATGGGCTATGTTAACCTTAAGTGGGGCGATAAGCCAACTCCTAAGAGCTTTGCAGGTGGCGATATAAAGGGAATTACGCAGAAGCTTGATTATATTAAGAGCCTTGGCGCTAACGCCATATATCTGACGCCTATTTTCAAATCCATATCCAATCATAAATATGACATCAGTGATTATCTGGAGATCGATGAGGATTTTGGAAGCAAGAAGGACTTAAAAGAGCTGGTTGATAAGGCTCATGAAAAGGGCATGCGGATAGTGCTTGATGCAGTGTTTAATCATTGCAGCGACGAAATCGCGCAGTTTCAGGATGTTCTTAATAAGGGAAAAGAGTCAAGGTATTATGACTGGTTCATAATAGACGGCGATAAGCCTGATCAGGACAATGTGAACTACGAAACCTTTGCATCCTGCAACTACATGCCAAAGCTTGATACTTCAAATCCCAAAGTAAGGGACTTCCTTACAGGAATAGCTGTTCACTATATCAAGGAATATCATATCGATGGCTGGAGGCTTGATGTATCAGATGAAGTAAGCCACGATTTCTGGAGAGATTTTAGAAGAGCTGTGAAAAAAGCTGACGAGAATGCAGTCATCATTGGTGAAAACTGGCATGATGCATCTGTGTATCTCAAAGGAGACCAGTACGACAGCATCATGAACTATGCTTTTACAAAAGCGGCTTTGGACTTTTTTAGCACAGGATCACTAGATGCAAAAGGCATGGCAGAAAGGCTCAACGACCTTCTTGCAAGAAACTCTGATACAGTAAATCATATGATGCTTAACCTTCTTGATAGTCACGACACTCACAGATTCTATAGTGAAGTATCAGAAGATGACAGGAAGTTTAAGGCAGCCCTGTGTCTTTTGTATCTTTTTCCAGGCGTTCCATGTATCTTCTATGGAACAGAAATAAAGATACCTGGCGGCTACGACCCTGACTGCCGCAAGTGCATGGACTGGGATAAGGCAGATAAGATCAAGGATACCGATATTTACAGGCTCCTTACAGCACTTGCAGAAATTCGCCAAAAGTATGATTTTAGTAATGCTTATCCTGTGATAACCACTGATGAAAGTGGGGATGTGCTGGAGCTTAGGTATATAATTAGTGATACTGGGATAAATCTTTATATTAATAACACAGATAAAGATGTAGTTTTAATAGATAAGGATAACTGCGTAGAACATAAGATTAGTGCTTACGAAACTTTGATCATTGTAGGTGGTAAAGCATTATTATCTACGTTAAAGTAA
- the pckA gene encoding phosphoenolpyruvate carboxykinase (ATP): MSNVDLTQYGITGTTEVVYNPSYELLFEEETKAGLEGYEVGKNTELDTVNVMTGVFTGRSPKDKYIVMDENSKDTVWWTTEGYKNDNHPMTEETWATVKEIAKKELCNKRLFVVDAFCGANADTRMAVRFIVEVAWQAHFVKNMFIVPTDEELANFKPDFVVYNASKAKVDNYKELGLNSETCVAFNITSREQVIINTWYGGEMKKGMFSMMNYYLPLKGIASMHCSANCDMDGKHTAIFFGLSGTGKTTLSTDPKRRLIGDDEHGWDDNGVFNFEGGCYAKVIGLDKESEPDIYNAIKRNALLENVTVADDGKIDFDDKSVTENTRVSYPISHINNIAAEVNKVSAGPAADNVIFLSADAFGVLPPVSILTPEQTQYYFLSGFTAKLAGTERGITEPTPTFSACFGQAFLELHPTKYGEELVKKMNANGAKAYLVNTGWNGTGKRITIKDTRGIIDAILNGDIKTAPTKKIPMFNFEVPTELPGVDPKILDPRDTYADASEWETKAKDLAGRFIKNFEKYTTNDAGKALVAAGPQL; encoded by the coding sequence ATGAGCAATGTAGATTTAACACAGTACGGCATCACCGGAACAACAGAAGTAGTTTACAATCCTTCTTATGAGCTCCTCTTCGAGGAAGAGACTAAAGCAGGTCTTGAGGGATACGAAGTAGGTAAGAACACTGAGCTTGACACAGTTAACGTTATGACTGGTGTATTCACAGGACGTTCACCTAAAGATAAGTATATCGTTATGGATGAGAACTCTAAGGACACTGTATGGTGGACAACAGAGGGATACAAGAACGATAACCATCCTATGACAGAAGAGACATGGGCTACAGTAAAGGAAATCGCTAAGAAAGAGCTCTGCAACAAGAGACTTTTCGTAGTAGATGCATTCTGTGGTGCCAATGCAGATACAAGAATGGCAGTTCGTTTCATCGTTGAGGTTGCTTGGCAGGCTCACTTTGTAAAGAACATGTTCATCGTTCCTACAGACGAGGAACTTGCAAACTTCAAGCCTGATTTCGTTGTTTACAACGCTTCAAAGGCTAAGGTTGATAACTACAAAGAACTTGGACTTAACTCTGAGACATGTGTAGCATTCAACATCACATCAAGAGAGCAGGTTATCATCAACACATGGTACGGCGGAGAGATGAAGAAGGGTATGTTCTCAATGATGAACTACTACTTACCTCTTAAGGGCATCGCTTCTATGCACTGCTCAGCTAACTGCGATATGGACGGTAAGCACACAGCTATCTTCTTCGGTCTTTCAGGAACAGGTAAGACAACTCTTTCTACAGATCCTAAGAGACGTCTTATCGGTGATGATGAGCACGGTTGGGATGACAACGGTGTATTCAACTTCGAAGGTGGTTGCTACGCTAAGGTTATCGGTCTTGATAAAGAGTCTGAGCCTGATATCTACAACGCTATCAAGAGAAACGCTCTTCTTGAGAACGTAACTGTAGCAGATGACGGAAAGATCGATTTCGATGACAAGTCAGTTACAGAGAATACTCGTGTATCATATCCTATTTCACATATCAACAACATCGCTGCTGAGGTTAACAAGGTTTCTGCAGGTCCTGCAGCTGACAACGTAATCTTCCTTTCAGCTGATGCATTTGGAGTACTTCCTCCAGTATCTATCCTTACACCTGAGCAGACTCAGTACTACTTCCTGTCTGGTTTCACAGCTAAGCTTGCTGGTACAGAGAGAGGTATCACAGAGCCTACACCTACATTCTCAGCTTGCTTCGGTCAGGCATTCCTTGAGCTTCATCCTACAAAGTACGGTGAAGAGCTCGTTAAGAAGATGAACGCTAACGGCGCTAAGGCTTACCTCGTTAACACAGGTTGGAACGGAACAGGTAAGAGAATCACAATTAAGGATACAAGAGGTATCATCGATGCTATCCTTAACGGTGACATCAAGACAGCTCCTACAAAGAAGATTCCTATGTTCAACTTCGAAGTTCCTACAGAGCTTCCTGGTGTTGATCCTAAGATCCTTGATCCTAGAGATACATACGCTGATGCTTCTGAGTGGGAGACAAAGGCTAAAGATCTTGCTGGAAGATTCATCAAGAACTTCGAGAAGTACACAACAAACGATGCTGGTAAGGCACTCGTTGCAGCTGGTCCTCAGCTCTAA
- a CDS encoding restriction endonuclease: protein MLNIELTPDMKVYIILLAALICVVVLVLILRKFKTPRPPLVDELEGHDFEYYCADLLKMNGFAKVEVTKGSGDFGADILCERNGITYAIQCKCYDKDVGVHAVQEVYAAKDYYDRMVAAVLCNQYFTSPAAMMADKLNVMLWDRDYLDMLHANCSSK from the coding sequence ATGCTAAACATCGAATTAACCCCCGACATGAAAGTATATATCATACTGCTTGCGGCACTTATATGCGTTGTAGTACTTGTGCTTATACTACGTAAGTTCAAGACGCCAAGGCCGCCGCTTGTAGATGAACTTGAAGGTCATGATTTTGAATACTACTGCGCTGATCTTCTCAAGATGAACGGATTTGCCAAGGTTGAAGTAACCAAGGGTTCCGGAGATTTTGGTGCAGATATATTATGTGAAAGAAATGGCATAACCTATGCCATACAATGCAAGTGTTACGATAAGGATGTCGGAGTTCATGCAGTTCAGGAAGTATATGCTGCCAAGGACTATTATGACAGGATGGTGGCAGCAGTACTTTGTAATCAGTACTTTACAAGTCCTGCAGCCATGATGGCAGATAAGCTTAATGTCATGCTTTGGGACAGAGATTATCTTGATATGTTACATGCTAACTGCAGTAGTAAGTAA
- a CDS encoding MATE family efflux transporter → MKKVDFENGRVGHNIAMVALPMMAAQVLSLLYNIVDRIYIGRIPVTGTLELGSIGLCFPFITLILAFTNLFGAGGSPLFSMALGGGNKEKADTILSTAFTLLVSTAIVLTVILEVFAEPMLYLFGASDTTIVYALPYLRIYVTGTVFAMVATGMNPFINAQGYSSYGMRTVMIGAVSNIVLDPVFIFVFGMGVKGAAVATVISQFFSAVFVIKFLTGKKADFGISKDTIHKFRSSEALRITALGISSFVMQFTNSLVAVVCNNVLSTFGGDIYVSVYTVISSVRQILDVPIGAISDGSSPVISFNYGAKRYDRLLKAIRLSIIAGTAYTFCMWIFILAFPHFLVHIFTSDKDIMPLAVSGLRLYFAAFVFQSLQYGGQSVFKSLGMNKKAIFFSLFRKVVLVVPLTMLLPYIVNPSVNGVYLAEPISNIIGGMAAFTTMILTVYIPCRRKVAQANK, encoded by the coding sequence ATGAAAAAAGTAGATTTTGAAAATGGCAGAGTAGGTCACAATATCGCCATGGTCGCACTTCCAATGATGGCGGCGCAGGTGCTGAGCCTTCTCTACAATATTGTAGACAGGATTTATATTGGAAGGATTCCGGTTACAGGAACACTGGAACTTGGAAGTATCGGACTGTGTTTTCCTTTTATAACGCTGATACTTGCCTTTACTAATCTGTTTGGTGCGGGAGGCTCACCTCTTTTTTCCATGGCTCTTGGAGGTGGGAACAAGGAGAAGGCCGATACCATATTGAGTACAGCGTTTACACTTCTGGTTTCGACGGCGATTGTACTTACAGTGATACTGGAAGTATTCGCCGAGCCGATGCTGTATCTGTTCGGAGCATCAGATACTACGATCGTATATGCATTGCCGTATCTCAGAATATATGTGACAGGAACTGTCTTTGCCATGGTAGCCACCGGCATGAATCCATTTATAAATGCCCAAGGATACTCGTCGTACGGAATGAGAACTGTAATGATAGGCGCAGTTTCCAATATTGTGTTGGACCCTGTTTTTATCTTTGTATTTGGAATGGGAGTAAAAGGGGCAGCAGTTGCTACTGTCATAAGCCAGTTCTTCTCAGCTGTTTTCGTTATCAAATTCCTTACCGGGAAAAAAGCTGATTTTGGAATTAGTAAAGATACCATTCATAAATTTAGAAGTAGTGAAGCCTTAAGAATCACAGCGCTTGGTATCTCTAGCTTTGTAATGCAGTTTACAAACAGCCTTGTTGCGGTCGTTTGCAATAATGTTCTCAGTACCTTTGGCGGAGATATCTATGTATCTGTATATACGGTAATCTCAAGTGTAAGACAGATCCTGGATGTTCCGATTGGTGCTATAAGCGACGGATCGTCTCCTGTAATAAGCTTTAACTACGGAGCCAAAAGATATGACAGGCTCCTTAAGGCAATTCGCCTTTCTATAATAGCAGGGACCGCATATACCTTTTGTATGTGGATATTCATCCTGGCATTCCCGCATTTTCTGGTGCATATCTTTACTTCGGATAAGGATATAATGCCACTTGCAGTGTCCGGACTTCGTTTATATTTTGCGGCATTCGTGTTCCAGTCCCTTCAGTATGGCGGCCAGTCCGTATTTAAGTCGCTTGGAATGAACAAGAAGGCTATATTCTTCTCGTTATTTAGGAAGGTCGTGCTGGTAGTACCTCTTACCATGCTCCTTCCATATATCGTAAATCCTTCTGTTAACGGAGTATATCTGGCAGAGCCTATATCGAATATCATTGGCGGAATGGCGGCGTTTACGACCATGATCCTTACGGTATATATACCTTGCAGACGTAAGGTGGCGCAGGCTAACAAATGA
- a CDS encoding extracellular solute-binding protein, with protein sequence MGKQLVKICSALLATAMVATGCSSAAKGESGSTDSTSINPSGEKITLRILENDTAKSQGYLDELLNAFNEAYKDQGIEAVDANMEEYSDLAENGPYGYGPDVLYQANDQIMTYAEDKHIMALNLEDFECYDKIPQEAFDAFKINVDGKDYYCGVPVNVQEPMLFYRNDMMPEDWETTWDLDGNKVADFFENWNSLYAYSKYLRDNDTSANKDSQYGLMAPVNDLYMMAEFSFSYGGYVFGEDGSGNLDPSDIGFNKGDSAKGLLALKEFTKLMSEECIDDSVKTSRYSKVADGTFFCSISTPDTYTLFYDKLVAEYEEEGLSEDEAKTKASENLMMVQLPSKMPANGDLTTDPSTMSEGDFVQTKVMGGVNGYAISAYTKYKEASIAFVNFATGYDMISKRAEILGIAPTRSDVASEIGGVTDIIFNNLKEGNIYLMPSVKAVDQIWDPMQTLLADVGKDAFRARNGETEKYTDTASMQTALDNSAQSIYDAIYTLAQ encoded by the coding sequence ATGGGCAAACAATTAGTAAAGATATGTTCAGCATTACTTGCAACTGCTATGGTAGCAACAGGCTGTTCATCAGCTGCCAAGGGCGAATCTGGAAGTACAGATAGTACATCAATAAATCCATCAGGAGAAAAGATCACACTTCGAATTCTTGAGAATGATACAGCAAAGTCTCAAGGCTATCTTGATGAACTTTTAAATGCTTTCAACGAAGCATATAAGGATCAGGGAATAGAAGCTGTTGATGCAAATATGGAAGAATATTCTGATCTTGCAGAAAACGGACCTTACGGCTATGGCCCCGATGTTCTGTATCAGGCTAACGATCAGATCATGACTTATGCAGAAGATAAACATATCATGGCACTTAACTTAGAAGATTTTGAATGCTATGACAAGATTCCTCAGGAAGCATTTGATGCATTCAAGATCAATGTAGATGGTAAAGATTATTACTGTGGAGTTCCTGTTAATGTTCAGGAGCCAATGCTCTTTTATCGTAACGACATGATGCCTGAAGACTGGGAGACAACCTGGGACCTTGATGGAAATAAGGTTGCAGACTTTTTTGAAAACTGGAACAGTTTGTATGCTTATTCCAAGTATTTAAGAGATAATGATACAAGCGCTAATAAAGATTCTCAGTACGGTCTTATGGCTCCTGTAAACGATCTTTATATGATGGCAGAATTTTCTTTTTCATACGGCGGATATGTATTTGGAGAAGATGGTTCAGGTAACCTTGATCCATCTGACATAGGTTTTAATAAGGGTGATAGCGCAAAAGGACTCCTTGCTCTGAAGGAATTTACAAAGCTTATGAGCGAAGAGTGTATCGATGATTCTGTTAAGACAAGCAGATATTCAAAGGTTGCTGACGGAACATTTTTCTGCTCAATATCTACACCTGATACCTATACTCTTTTTTATGACAAGCTTGTAGCTGAATATGAAGAAGAGGGTTTAAGTGAAGATGAAGCTAAGACCAAGGCTTCTGAAAACCTTATGATGGTACAGCTCCCTTCCAAGATGCCTGCAAATGGCGACCTTACAACAGATCCTTCTACTATGTCTGAAGGCGATTTCGTTCAGACTAAGGTTATGGGAGGAGTTAACGGCTATGCTATCAGCGCTTACACCAAGTATAAGGAAGCAAGTATAGCATTTGTAAACTTTGCAACAGGATACGATATGATCTCAAAGAGAGCAGAAATACTTGGAATTGCTCCAACAAGATCAGACGTTGCAAGCGAGATTGGCGGCGTAACAGACATCATCTTCAACAATTTAAAAGAAGGCAACATCTACCTTATGCCATCTGTGAAGGCTGTAGATCAGATCTGGGATCCTATGCAGACACTTCTTGCTGATGTTGGTAAGGATGCATTCAGAGCAAGGAATGGTGAGACAG